A region from the Lolium perenne isolate Kyuss_39 chromosome 4, Kyuss_2.0, whole genome shotgun sequence genome encodes:
- the LOC139830762 gene encoding uncharacterized protein encodes MDLPHELLAGILRRVVPLRHLAECRRVCGRWRATIDGRRLVLPHLLPGAPRGAFINFPADGWSDTYFFARGGGSGGVDARLADAPTTWCTAFVDHRNGLLLCEATEGARFVYNPATRRSATLPPPPSPRTEPWGVSSAAYLVFDPAVSLHHEVFLLPELPGEPESPKPDDSPPPTFNVARLFFADSAAPPHIDSDEDDGEDWLYTDNEPRWCSRAGRREHLQAKEAKDTLGLVEWPPSLYVAHVFSSMTNRWEERAFVREGGAAGTVADMWTDPHHTEADLATATWSVRLVELQKSYGTRRNASAGCMPPHSFVFVTEAFSCREFSGFPPLAVIIS; translated from the coding sequence ATGGATCTCCCCCACGAGCTGCTCGCCGGCATCCTCCGCCGTGTGGTCCCGCTGCGCCACCTCGCCGAGTGCAGGCGCGTCTGCGGTCGCTGGCGCGCCACCATCGACGGCCGCAGGCTGGTCCTCCCGCACCTCCTGCCGGGCGCGCCGCGCGGGGCCTTCATCAACTTCCCGGCCGACGGCTGGAGCGACACCTACTTCTTCGcgcgcggcggcggaagcggtggCGTCGACGCCCGTCTCGCCGACGCGCCGACCACGTGGTGCACCGCCTTCGTGGACCACCGCAACGGCCTCCTCCTCTGCGAGGCCACCGAGGGTGCGCGCTTCGTCTACAACCCGGCCACGCGCCGATCGGcgacgcttccgccgccgccgtccccgcGCACGGAGCCCTGGGGGGTCTCCTCCGCCGCGTACCTCGTGTTCGATCCAGCCGTCTCTCTCCACCACGAGGTGTTCCTCCTGCCTGAGCTGCCCGGCGAGCCCGAGTCCCCCAAACCCGACGACTCGCCGCCTCCGACGTTCAACGTGGCGCGACTCTTCTTCGCGGACAGTGCGGCGCCGCCTCATATCGACAGCGACGAAGACGACGGGGAGGACTGGTTGTACACCGACAACGAACCACGGTGGTGTTCAAGAGCGGGCCGACGTGAGCACCTCCAGGCCAAGGAGGCGAAGGACACCTTGGGACTCGTGGAATGGCCACCGTCGCTGTATGTGGCGCATGTGTTCTCCTCCATGACCAACCGGTGGGAGGAGAGGGCATTCGTCCGGGAAGGCGGCGCAGCGGGGACAGTGGCCGACATGTGGACAGATCCACATCATACAGAGGCAGACCTTGCAACAGCGACATGGAGCGTTAGGCTGGTAGAACTGCAGAAATCATATGGAACCAGAAGAAATGCTTCTGCAGGGTGCATGCCACCCCACTCCTTTGTATTTGTGACAGAAGCCTTCAGCTGCAGGGAGTTTTCAGGGTTCCCTCCACTAGCTGTTATAATTTCGTAG